One region of Acidovorax sp. T1 genomic DNA includes:
- a CDS encoding LysR family transcriptional regulator yields MQDLNDMLYFAEVVERGGFAAAGRALGIPKSRLSRRVSGLEAQLGVRLLQRTTRKLSLTEVGDAYLRHCQAMRESAQAAADTVAQVQTEPRGTIRVSCPVTLAQTVVAELMPPFLASHPQVRIEMLVSNRAVNLVEEGIDVALRVRSTLEDSGSMVVKRLDHTTQILVASPELLARQGAPRTLEDLARMDSIAMSAPDGRSTWNLIGPGGAHQTVQHQPRYVADDLLTLKYAAVAGTGVCWMPDYMCQDEMREGKLVRVLPDWAPAPAIVHAVFPSRRGLSPAVRSFLDYLGEAMPGRSSVTARQALPGLDGADI; encoded by the coding sequence ATGCAAGACCTGAACGACATGCTGTACTTTGCCGAGGTGGTGGAGCGCGGCGGCTTTGCGGCAGCGGGGCGCGCCCTGGGCATTCCCAAATCCCGCCTGTCACGGCGTGTTTCCGGGCTGGAGGCCCAGCTGGGCGTGCGTTTGCTGCAGCGCACCACGCGCAAGCTGTCGCTGACCGAAGTGGGCGATGCCTATCTGCGCCACTGCCAGGCCATGCGCGAATCGGCCCAGGCCGCCGCCGACACGGTGGCCCAGGTGCAGACCGAGCCGCGCGGCACCATCCGCGTGAGTTGCCCCGTCACCCTGGCCCAGACGGTGGTGGCCGAGCTGATGCCGCCCTTCCTGGCCAGCCACCCCCAGGTGCGCATCGAGATGCTGGTGAGCAACCGCGCGGTGAATTTGGTGGAGGAGGGCATCGACGTGGCGCTGCGTGTGCGCTCCACGCTGGAGGACAGCGGCAGCATGGTGGTCAAGCGCCTGGACCACACCACGCAGATCCTGGTGGCCAGCCCCGAGCTGCTGGCGCGCCAGGGCGCTCCCCGCACGCTGGAAGACCTGGCCCGCATGGACAGCATTGCCATGTCGGCGCCCGATGGGCGGTCTACCTGGAACCTCATCGGCCCCGGCGGTGCACACCAGACCGTGCAGCACCAGCCGCGCTATGTGGCCGACGATTTGCTCACACTCAAATATGCGGCGGTGGCCGGCACGGGGGTGTGCTGGATGCCCGACTACATGTGCCAGGACGAAATGCGCGAGGGCAAGCTGGTGCGCGTGCTGCCCGACTGGGCACCTGCGCCCGCCATCGTGCATGCGGTGTTTCCATCGCGCCGCGGGCTGTCGCCCGCCGTGCGGAGTTTTCTGGACTATCTGGGCGAAGCCATGCCCGGCCGCAGCAGCGTGACCGCGCGGCAGGCATTGCCGGGGCTGGACGGCGCGGATATCTGA
- the cysT gene encoding sulfate ABC transporter permease subunit CysT produces MNDNGGTRKRAKRVLPGFGLTLGYTLFYLSIIVLIPLSALIFKTFTLTWDQFWAAVSAPRVMASYRLTFGASFLAALVNLVFGLLIAWVLVRYKFPGKKLVDALVDLPFALPTAVAGISLTALLAGNGWIGSILEPLGIQLAFKPAGIVIALIFIGLPFVVRTVQPVLEDAEKELEEAATCLGATRFQTFTKVILPSITPALLTGFAMAFARAVGEYGSVIFIAGNMPMVSEITPLIIIGKLEQYDYAGATAVAVVMLVISFILLLVINALQAWQRRHAGASA; encoded by the coding sequence ATGAATGACAACGGAGGCACTCGCAAGCGTGCCAAACGCGTGCTGCCCGGCTTTGGCCTCACGCTGGGCTACACGCTCTTTTATCTGAGCATCATCGTGCTGATCCCGTTGTCGGCACTGATCTTTAAGACCTTCACCCTCACCTGGGACCAGTTCTGGGCGGCCGTCAGCGCGCCGCGCGTGATGGCCTCGTACCGGCTGACCTTTGGCGCCTCGTTTCTGGCGGCGCTGGTCAACCTGGTGTTTGGCCTGCTGATTGCCTGGGTGCTGGTGCGCTACAAGTTTCCGGGCAAGAAGCTGGTGGATGCGCTGGTGGACCTGCCATTTGCGCTGCCCACCGCCGTCGCGGGCATCTCGCTCACGGCGCTGCTGGCCGGCAACGGCTGGATCGGCAGCATTCTGGAGCCCCTGGGCATCCAGCTGGCGTTCAAGCCTGCGGGCATCGTGATTGCGCTGATCTTCATCGGCCTGCCGTTTGTGGTGCGCACCGTGCAACCGGTGCTGGAGGACGCTGAAAAAGAGCTGGAAGAAGCCGCCACCTGCCTGGGTGCCACGCGCTTTCAAACCTTCACCAAGGTCATCCTGCCCTCCATTACCCCGGCGTTGCTCACCGGCTTTGCCATGGCCTTTGCGCGGGCTGTGGGTGAATACGGCTCGGTGATCTTCATCGCGGGCAACATGCCCATGGTGTCTGAAATCACGCCCCTCATCATCATCGGCAAGCTGGAGCAGTACGACTATGCAGGCGCCACGGCTGTGGCGGTGGTGATGCTCGTGATCTCGTTCATCCTGCTGCTTGTCATCAACGCACTACAGGCATGGCAGCGACGCCACGCGGGGGCTTCGGCATGA
- a CDS encoding methionine ABC transporter permease, producing MFENFSEMMLELFVTSLWETIVMVGISGVVGGLIGIPLGVFLRLTDQGGVLENSALNKTVGWIVNAVRSTPFIILLVAIIPFTRLITGSSIGTAAAVVPLTLAAAPFIARLVETALREVDNGLVEAAQSMGATTSQIVWKVLLPEALPGIVAGLTISFVSLTGYSAMAGAIGGGGLGDLGIRYGYQRFLPDIMLAVVVVLIFFVQAIQSLGDWAVRRLSHR from the coding sequence ATGTTCGAGAATTTTTCAGAAATGATGCTGGAGCTGTTTGTCACCTCGCTGTGGGAAACCATCGTGATGGTGGGCATCTCGGGCGTGGTGGGCGGCCTGATCGGCATACCGCTGGGCGTTTTCCTGCGCCTGACCGACCAGGGCGGCGTGCTGGAAAACAGCGCGCTCAACAAGACCGTGGGCTGGATCGTGAACGCCGTGCGTTCCACGCCCTTCATCATCCTGCTGGTGGCCATCATCCCGTTCACACGGCTGATCACGGGCTCGTCCATCGGCACGGCCGCTGCCGTGGTGCCGCTCACGCTGGCCGCTGCGCCCTTCATTGCGCGGCTGGTGGAAACCGCGCTGCGCGAAGTGGACAACGGCCTGGTCGAGGCCGCCCAGTCGATGGGGGCCACCACCAGCCAGATCGTGTGGAAGGTGCTGCTGCCCGAAGCGCTGCCCGGCATCGTGGCGGGCCTGACCATCAGCTTCGTCAGCCTCACCGGCTACTCGGCCATGGCTGGCGCCATTGGCGGCGGCGGCCTGGGCGACCTGGGCATTCGCTATGGCTACCAGCGCTTTTTGCCCGACATCATGCTGGCCGTGGTGGTGGTGCTGATCTTCTTTGTGCAGGCCATCCAGAGCCTGGGCGACTGGGCCGTGCGGCGCTTGAGTCATCGCTGA
- a CDS encoding sulfate ABC transporter substrate-binding protein gives MNSLKLKSLLAAVALVASGASMAQQTLLNVSYDVAREFYKDYNAAFVAHYKKTTGQDVKIDQSHAGSSAQARAVNDGLAADVVTMNTTTDVQFLADNGVVAKDWAKKFPHDASPTTSTMLFLVRNGNPKNIKDWDDLIKPGVQVIVVNPKTGGNGRYAYLAAWGAVREKGGTEAQAAEFVGKLYKNVPVLAKGGRDATATFLQRNQGDVLITFESEVVSIDREFGAGKVDAIYPSVSVVAENPVAVVERVVAKKGTAQLAKAYLDYLYSDEAQEIAAKHAIRPRSEAVLKKYAATFKPLKQFTVAKYFGSLTEAQKVHFNDGGQFDKLYTPGAK, from the coding sequence ATGAACTCCCTGAAACTCAAGTCCCTTCTGGCCGCTGTTGCCCTGGTCGCCAGCGGCGCCTCCATGGCGCAACAGACCTTGCTGAACGTTTCGTACGACGTGGCCCGCGAGTTCTACAAGGACTACAACGCCGCCTTTGTTGCCCATTACAAGAAGACCACCGGCCAGGACGTGAAGATCGACCAGTCGCACGCCGGCTCCAGCGCCCAGGCGCGCGCCGTGAACGACGGCCTGGCCGCCGATGTGGTGACCATGAACACGACCACCGACGTGCAATTCCTGGCCGACAACGGTGTGGTCGCCAAGGACTGGGCAAAGAAGTTCCCGCACGACGCATCGCCCACCACCTCGACCATGCTGTTCCTGGTGCGCAATGGCAACCCCAAAAACATCAAGGACTGGGACGACCTCATCAAGCCCGGTGTGCAGGTGATCGTGGTCAACCCCAAGACCGGCGGCAACGGCCGTTATGCCTACCTGGCCGCCTGGGGCGCCGTGCGTGAAAAGGGCGGCACTGAAGCGCAGGCCGCCGAATTTGTCGGCAAGCTCTACAAGAATGTGCCCGTGCTTGCCAAGGGCGGACGTGACGCTACCGCTACCTTCCTGCAGCGCAACCAGGGCGATGTGCTGATCACCTTTGAATCCGAAGTGGTCTCCATCGACCGCGAGTTCGGCGCGGGCAAGGTTGATGCGATCTACCCCTCGGTGAGCGTGGTGGCCGAGAACCCCGTGGCCGTGGTCGAGCGCGTCGTGGCCAAGAAGGGAACGGCCCAGCTGGCCAAGGCCTACCTGGACTACCTGTATTCGGATGAAGCCCAGGAGATCGCCGCCAAGCACGCCATCCGCCCCCGCTCGGAGGCCGTGCTCAAGAAGTACGCCGCCACCTTCAAGCCGCTCAAGCAGTTCACCGTGGCCAAGTATTTCGGCTCGCTGACCGAAGCGCAGAAGGTGCACTTCAACGACGGCGGCCAGTTCGACAAACTCTACACGCCTGGCGCCAAGTAA
- a CDS encoding RBBP9/YdeN family alpha/beta hydrolase: MSTTSIIIVPGWRDSGPGHWQSLWAERLPHARRVVQDDWITPTRLAWVGQLEKTVLAAPHPVVIVAHSLGCIATTHMGPEAAARVCGALLVAPADPERRAILNDFAPVPCAALPYRSIVVASSNDPYCPIRLAGAYARAWGSEFVRMQNAGHINIDSGHGEWPLGWALLQSLDGEAGARLAQPTLRPYASPAAA; this comes from the coding sequence GTGAGCACCACTTCCATCATCATCGTTCCGGGCTGGCGCGACTCTGGCCCCGGCCACTGGCAGAGCCTGTGGGCCGAGCGTTTGCCGCACGCCCGCCGCGTGGTGCAGGACGACTGGATCACGCCCACGCGGCTGGCCTGGGTCGGGCAGCTTGAAAAGACCGTGCTGGCCGCGCCGCACCCTGTGGTCATTGTGGCGCACAGCCTGGGCTGCATTGCCACCACCCACATGGGCCCGGAAGCCGCGGCCCGCGTGTGCGGCGCGCTGCTGGTGGCCCCGGCCGACCCCGAGCGCCGCGCCATCCTGAACGACTTTGCGCCCGTGCCCTGTGCCGCGCTGCCCTACCGCAGCATCGTGGTGGCCAGCAGCAACGACCCGTATTGCCCCATCCGCCTGGCGGGTGCCTACGCCCGGGCCTGGGGCAGCGAGTTTGTGCGCATGCAGAACGCCGGGCACATCAACATCGACTCAGGCCATGGCGAATGGCCGCTGGGCTGGGCGTTGCTGCAATCCCTGGACGGCGAGGCGGGTGCCCGTCTGGCGCAGCCCACACTTCGCCCGTACGCATCGCCTGCGGCTGCATGA
- a CDS encoding NADPH-dependent FMN reductase gives MSQYNIAVIVGSLRKDSFNRKLATALARLAPADFSFTQLRLDDLPLYNQDDDGQQAASVLRLKGEIKAAQGLLFVTAEYNRSIPGVLKNAIDHASRPYGQSAWAGKPAGVIGASVGAVGTALAQQHLRNVLAYLDVPTLGQPEAFIHAKDGLFDADGGIGAGSREFLQGWVNQYVAWVKKHN, from the coding sequence ATGAGCCAGTACAACATTGCCGTCATCGTCGGCAGTCTTCGCAAGGATTCATTCAATCGCAAGCTGGCCACGGCGCTGGCCCGGCTGGCGCCGGCAGATTTCAGCTTCACGCAGCTGCGCCTGGATGACCTGCCGCTCTACAACCAGGACGACGATGGCCAGCAGGCGGCCTCGGTGCTGCGGCTCAAGGGGGAGATCAAGGCGGCGCAGGGTCTGCTGTTCGTCACGGCCGAATACAACCGCTCGATTCCGGGCGTGCTCAAGAACGCCATCGACCATGCCTCGCGCCCCTACGGCCAGAGCGCGTGGGCTGGCAAGCCCGCGGGCGTGATCGGGGCGTCGGTGGGGGCGGTCGGCACGGCCCTGGCGCAGCAGCACCTGCGCAATGTGCTGGCCTATCTGGATGTGCCCACGCTGGGCCAGCCCGAGGCCTTCATCCACGCCAAGGACGGCCTGTTTGATGCCGACGGCGGCATCGGCGCGGGCAGCCGCGAATTCCTGCAGGGCTGGGTGAACCAGTACGTGGCCTGGGTCAAGAAACACAACTGA
- a CDS encoding host attachment protein, which yields MFNTEDWGLSVSAGQIGSLVVFASNPFLGQLLGQLDEATHKRVSASHPVDLTSLPLHELARRLHAEFGL from the coding sequence GTGTTTAACACCGAAGACTGGGGGCTGTCGGTGAGCGCCGGACAGATCGGCAGCCTGGTGGTATTTGCATCCAACCCGTTTTTGGGGCAGTTGCTCGGGCAGCTGGACGAAGCCACCCACAAGCGGGTCTCGGCTAGCCACCCGGTGGACCTGACCAGCCTGCCACTGCATGAGCTGGCCCGGCGCCTGCACGCCGAGTTCGGGCTTTGA
- the cysW gene encoding sulfate ABC transporter permease subunit CysW yields the protein MSGNNSRTIRRAQAGTTEAPWVRYTLIAVALAFMLLFLVLPLAAVFAEALRKGFGAYLEGLREPDAWSAIKLTLITAVIAVPLNLVFGVAAAWCIAKYEFRGKAFLTTLVDLPFSVSPVVAGLVYVLMFGAQGWFGPWLQAHDIKIIFAVPGIVLATVFVTFPFIARELIPLMQAQGNDEEQAAIVLGASGWQTFWYVTLPNIKWGLLYGVILCNARAMGEFGAVSVVSGHIRGQTNTIPLHVEILYNEYQSVAAFAAASLLALLALVTLVIKTIAEHRNEQALKAAAELPPERPAPAAATAAR from the coding sequence ATGAGCGGCAACAACTCCCGAACCATTCGCCGTGCGCAAGCGGGCACCACCGAAGCGCCCTGGGTGCGCTACACGCTGATCGCCGTCGCCTTGGCCTTCATGCTGCTGTTCCTGGTGCTGCCGCTGGCCGCCGTGTTTGCCGAGGCGCTGCGCAAGGGCTTTGGCGCCTACCTCGAAGGTCTGCGCGAGCCCGATGCCTGGTCGGCCATCAAGCTCACGCTGATCACCGCTGTCATCGCTGTGCCGCTGAACCTGGTGTTCGGCGTGGCGGCCGCCTGGTGCATCGCCAAGTACGAGTTTCGGGGCAAGGCGTTTCTGACCACGCTGGTGGATCTGCCGTTCTCGGTGTCGCCCGTGGTGGCGGGCCTGGTCTATGTGCTGATGTTCGGCGCGCAGGGCTGGTTTGGCCCCTGGCTGCAGGCGCATGACATCAAGATCATCTTTGCCGTGCCGGGCATCGTGCTGGCCACCGTGTTCGTGACTTTTCCGTTCATTGCCCGCGAGCTGATCCCGCTGATGCAGGCGCAGGGCAACGACGAGGAGCAGGCCGCCATCGTGCTGGGTGCCAGCGGCTGGCAAACCTTCTGGTATGTGACCTTGCCCAACATCAAGTGGGGCCTGTTGTATGGCGTAATTTTGTGCAACGCGCGCGCCATGGGCGAGTTTGGCGCGGTGTCGGTGGTGTCGGGCCACATCCGGGGGCAGACCAACACCATTCCGCTGCACGTCGAAATTCTCTACAACGAATACCAGTCGGTGGCCGCGTTTGCTGCCGCATCGCTGCTGGCCTTGTTGGCCCTGGTCACGCTGGTCATCAAGACCATTGCCGAACACCGCAACGAGCAGGCCCTGAAAGCCGCCGCTGAATTGCCGCCAGAGCGGCCCGCGCCAGCTGCCGCAACCGCAGCGCGCTGA
- a CDS encoding methionine ABC transporter ATP-binding protein — MIDLRGITQIYPGPQGPVEALRGIDLHITPGEVFGIIGRSGAGKSSLVRVINLLNRPTKGEVIVAGRDLTQLNDAQLRAARRDIGMVFQHFNLLSSRTVFDNAALPLELAGMDKAAIRERVNPLLELVGLLALADRYPSQISGGQKQRVGIARALASRPKVLLSDEATSALDPETTRSILALLRQVNKELGLTVVLITHQMQVIKQVADRVAVIDAGRIVEQGPVIDVFTRPQQAITKSLIDEIVPQELPASVLDHVRHLSRQLQGGGVGQLLRLSYSGERAYQPILSRLIREHGLDLSILHGQIDEIQDQTFGSLAVYASGEGARLQTAIAQLRGEGVVVEEVTTEG; from the coding sequence ATGATCGACTTACGGGGCATCACCCAGATTTATCCGGGCCCACAAGGCCCGGTCGAGGCCCTGCGCGGCATCGACCTGCACATCACGCCGGGCGAAGTGTTTGGCATCATCGGGCGCAGCGGCGCGGGCAAGAGTTCGCTGGTGCGGGTGATCAACCTGCTCAACCGGCCCACCAAGGGCGAGGTGATCGTTGCGGGGCGCGATCTCACGCAGCTCAATGACGCGCAGCTGCGTGCCGCGCGCCGCGATATCGGCATGGTGTTTCAGCACTTCAACCTGCTGTCCTCGCGCACGGTGTTCGACAACGCCGCGCTGCCATTGGAGCTGGCCGGCATGGACAAGGCCGCCATTCGCGAGCGTGTGAACCCGCTGCTGGAGCTGGTGGGCCTGTTGGCGCTGGCCGACCGTTACCCGTCGCAGATTTCGGGCGGACAAAAGCAGCGTGTGGGCATTGCGCGCGCGCTGGCCAGCCGTCCCAAGGTGCTGCTGAGCGACGAGGCCACGTCGGCACTCGACCCTGAAACCACGCGATCCATCCTGGCACTGCTGCGCCAGGTGAACAAGGAACTGGGCCTGACGGTGGTGCTGATCACGCACCAGATGCAGGTCATCAAGCAGGTGGCCGACCGTGTGGCCGTGATCGACGCCGGCCGTATCGTCGAGCAGGGCCCGGTGATCGATGTGTTCACGCGCCCGCAACAGGCCATCACCAAGAGCCTGATCGATGAGATCGTGCCGCAGGAGCTGCCCGCCAGCGTGCTGGACCATGTGCGCCATCTGTCGCGCCAGTTGCAGGGTGGCGGCGTGGGCCAGCTGCTGCGCCTGTCGTACTCGGGCGAGCGGGCTTATCAGCCCATCTTGTCGCGCCTGATTCGCGAGCATGGGCTGGACCTGTCCATCCTGCACGGCCAGATCGACGAGATCCAGGACCAGACCTTTGGCTCGCTGGCCGTGTATGCCAGCGGCGAGGGCGCCCGGCTGCAAACCGCCATTGCGCAGTTGCGCGGTGAAGGCGTAGTGGTGGAAGAAGTGACAACGGAAGGCTGA
- a CDS encoding helix-turn-helix domain-containing protein: MESKPTTAKKKVAADRHPLAVAFGEYLKTIRKDSDKSQSELAFDASMDRTYISLLERGLSAPSLLVLDSLAKSLGMTMTDLMAGFEAQLPKDLRRTSVKRRINEASLAKTGDRPQGTRRSPLR; this comes from the coding sequence ATGGAATCCAAGCCAACCACCGCCAAGAAGAAGGTCGCTGCCGACCGTCATCCTCTTGCCGTGGCGTTTGGTGAGTATCTAAAAACCATTCGCAAGGACAGTGACAAGTCCCAGTCCGAATTGGCTTTCGACGCGTCCATGGATCGCACCTACATCTCGCTGTTGGAGCGTGGGCTGTCTGCACCTTCGTTGCTGGTGCTGGACTCGCTGGCCAAGTCCCTTGGCATGACCATGACCGACTTGATGGCGGGCTTCGAGGCGCAACTGCCAAAGGACCTCCGCCGCACGTCTGTGAAGCGCCGAATCAACGAGGCATCGCTGGCAAAGACCGGGGACCGGCCGCAAGGAACTCGCCGGTCGCCGCTGCGCTAA
- a CDS encoding FMN-dependent NADH-azoreductase, with amino-acid sequence MQLLHIDSAITGANSVSRQLTAQIVAAYQASHPGTQVSYLDLVASAPAHFTMDAMALRTGQTEGLSEAQKRENAVTEQLVSQFLAADVVVIGAPLYNFSIPTQLKAWIDRIAQPGRTFQYTANGPEGLAKGKTVIIASTRGGVYSTSEGGQAMEHQESYLKVVLGFFGVTDVRFVRAEGVAMGDAAKAAALESAAQAIRSQAAANQGQATQAA; translated from the coding sequence ATGCAACTGCTTCACATCGATTCCGCCATCACCGGTGCCAATTCCGTTTCGCGTCAGCTCACCGCACAGATCGTGGCCGCCTACCAGGCCAGCCACCCCGGCACGCAAGTGAGCTATCTGGACCTTGTGGCCAGCGCCCCCGCCCACTTCACCATGGACGCCATGGCCCTGCGCACCGGCCAGACCGAAGGCCTGAGCGAAGCGCAAAAGCGCGAAAACGCCGTGACCGAGCAACTGGTCAGCCAGTTCCTGGCGGCCGACGTGGTGGTGATCGGCGCACCGCTCTACAACTTCAGCATTCCCACGCAGCTCAAGGCCTGGATTGACCGCATTGCCCAGCCCGGCCGCACGTTCCAGTACACCGCCAACGGCCCCGAAGGCCTGGCCAAGGGCAAGACCGTGATCATTGCCTCCACCCGTGGCGGCGTGTATTCGACCAGCGAAGGCGGCCAGGCGATGGAACACCAGGAGAGCTACCTGAAGGTCGTGCTGGGCTTCTTCGGCGTGACCGATGTGCGCTTTGTGCGCGCTGAAGGCGTGGCCATGGGCGACGCCGCCAAGGCCGCCGCACTGGAGAGCGCCGCCCAGGCCATCCGCAGCCAGGCAGCCGCCAACCAGGGCCAGGCAACGCAGGCAGCGTGA
- a CDS encoding MetQ/NlpA family ABC transporter substrate-binding protein, which yields MNKRSLLQSALALALAAGFTTGALAQDKPLKIGVTAGPHAQIFEQVKKVAEKDGLKIQVIEFSDYVQPNAALAAGDLDANAYQHQPYLDAQVKDRGYKIVSVGYTVNFPMGLYSKKVKGLNELKEGARFGLPNDPTNGGRALLLLQDKGLIKLKEGAGLKATPLDVVSNPKKLKFVELDAAQLPRSLDDLDASAVNTNFAISAGLNPVKDAIALESAKSPYVNLIAVREADKSKPWVAKLLKAYQSEEIRKFIAVEFKGSVLPGF from the coding sequence GTGAACAAGCGCTCTTTGCTGCAATCCGCCCTCGCTCTGGCCCTGGCCGCCGGCTTCACCACGGGCGCGCTGGCGCAGGACAAGCCGCTCAAGATCGGTGTGACGGCTGGCCCGCACGCCCAGATTTTCGAGCAGGTCAAGAAAGTGGCCGAGAAAGACGGCCTGAAGATCCAGGTGATTGAGTTCAGCGACTACGTGCAGCCCAATGCCGCGCTGGCCGCGGGCGACCTTGATGCCAATGCCTACCAGCACCAGCCTTACCTGGATGCCCAGGTGAAAGACCGGGGCTACAAGATCGTGTCGGTGGGCTACACCGTCAACTTCCCCATGGGTCTGTATTCCAAGAAGGTCAAGGGCCTGAACGAGCTCAAGGAAGGCGCGCGCTTTGGCCTGCCCAACGACCCCACCAACGGCGGCCGTGCGCTGCTGCTGCTGCAGGACAAGGGCCTGATCAAGCTCAAGGAGGGTGCCGGCCTCAAGGCCACGCCGCTCGATGTGGTGAGCAACCCCAAGAAGCTGAAGTTTGTTGAACTGGACGCCGCCCAGCTGCCGCGCTCGCTCGATGACCTGGACGCATCGGCCGTCAACACCAATTTCGCCATTTCTGCCGGCCTGAACCCCGTCAAGGACGCCATTGCCCTGGAAAGCGCCAAGAGCCCCTACGTCAACCTGATCGCCGTGCGCGAAGCCGACAAGAGCAAGCCCTGGGTGGCCAAGCTGCTCAAGGCCTACCAGTCGGAAGAAATCCGCAAGTTCATTGCAGTGGAGTTCAAGGGTTCGGTGCTGCCGGGCTTCTGA
- a CDS encoding DUF6817 domain-containing protein, producing MTLPFHTLDQQLFTRAQALLDDEWIAHDADLAPVLPTVLARNVGQDWHKAGTFRHHLVGVARSLTLWQQPQDVRLLGLLHSVYGNAFVDLVKFDPASERARLRDLVGEPAEQLVYLFCTQSRTQFVQRVLGGGLEADGSLALDKDGQRHVLSPFEVAAFVIVSMADTIEQWFSWQDDIYSCFPNVHHRPQAVHWAASLWPGPMRPTGRMLHQIAGLGQALQHPGLQGLLPVPPVFADCTKHLSVAAEAAATSLYWSVIQQDQPLVDLDVATAVLEQAVRHNPWVGEPQMVLAQLYLSAGRSDDAKQAAQSALQCFSAWGNAWDKRVQWDAWVAWTRILLQSASEGGWPERLDKLNNVALKA from the coding sequence ATGACCCTGCCATTTCACACCCTGGACCAGCAACTGTTCACCCGCGCCCAGGCGCTGCTGGACGACGAGTGGATTGCCCACGACGCCGACCTGGCCCCCGTGCTGCCCACTGTGCTGGCGCGCAATGTGGGGCAGGATTGGCACAAGGCGGGCACCTTCCGCCACCACCTGGTGGGCGTGGCGCGCTCGCTCACGCTGTGGCAACAACCGCAGGATGTGCGGCTGCTGGGGCTGCTGCACAGTGTTTACGGCAACGCCTTTGTCGATCTGGTCAAGTTCGACCCGGCCAGCGAGCGAGCCCGCCTGCGCGACCTGGTGGGGGAGCCGGCCGAGCAACTGGTGTATCTGTTTTGCACCCAGTCGCGCACGCAGTTTGTGCAGCGCGTGCTGGGCGGCGGGTTAGAGGCCGACGGCAGCCTGGCGCTCGACAAGGACGGGCAGCGCCATGTGCTCTCGCCCTTTGAAGTGGCGGCCTTTGTCATTGTCAGCATGGCCGACACCATCGAGCAATGGTTCAGCTGGCAGGACGATATTTACTCGTGTTTTCCCAACGTGCACCACCGCCCGCAGGCCGTGCACTGGGCGGCATCGCTGTGGCCGGGGCCCATGCGGCCCACTGGGCGCATGCTGCACCAGATCGCGGGGCTGGGGCAGGCGCTGCAGCACCCGGGCCTGCAGGGGTTGCTGCCGGTGCCACCGGTGTTTGCCGATTGCACCAAACACTTGTCGGTGGCGGCCGAGGCAGCGGCCACGTCGCTGTATTGGTCGGTGATTCAGCAAGACCAGCCGCTGGTAGACCTGGACGTGGCCACCGCCGTGCTGGAGCAGGCCGTGCGCCACAACCCCTGGGTGGGCGAGCCACAGATGGTGCTGGCGCAGCTGTACCTGTCGGCGGGCCGCAGCGACGACGCCAAACAGGCCGCACAGAGTGCGCTGCAGTGCTTCAGCGCCTGGGGCAATGCGTGGGACAAGCGCGTGCAGTGGGACGCCTGGGTGGCCTGGACACGCATCCTGCTGCAGTCCGCCAGCGAGGGCGGCTGGCCCGAACGGCTGGACAAGCTCAACAACGTGGCGCTCAAGGCCTGA